The window GAGCGTTCCACTATGAAAGTTATCGTTACAAAGAATTATGAAGAGTCCTGTCAGGTTACTGCCAATATGATTCTGGACCAGGTTCGTGCAAACCCTGCTTCCAAGCTTGGTCTGGCTACTGGTGGTACCGCGGAACCGGTATACCCGATTATGGTTGATGCCTGCAAGAAAGGCGAAGTTGATTTCTCGCAGATCACCACAGTGAACCTCGACGAATACATGGGGATGGATCCGACCAACGACCAAAGCTACCGTTACTATATGAACCAGCGTTTCTTCATTCCGGCTGGTATCGACCTTGCACGCACCTTTGTAGCTTCGGGCAAGAACGACCCGGAAAAGGAAATCGCTCTGTTTAATGAAAAGCTGTATGGTGATGGCCATTTCGTAGACATCCAGCTTCTGGGCATCGGTGTCAGCGGCCACATCGGCTTCAATGAACCGGGCACGATGATTTCCGGCGTACACGTACAGAAGCTCGAAGAAAGCACCATCAAGGCCAACGCTCGTTTCTTCGAAAACGAAGCAGACGTACCGACCGAAGCGATGACCATGGGTCTGGGCGACATTCTGAAGGCTGGCAAGATCGTTTTGATCGCAACGGGTGCCAACAAGGCTCCGGCTCTGCGCAAGGTCCTGCTCGACGATGAGGTCACCGCAGATGTACCGGCTACGGTGCTCAAGATGCATCGTGATGTCACGATTGTCATTGATGAAGCTCTGGCTGCTGAAATCGGCTGGAAAAACTAAAAAATCTCCCAATGCAAAACGGCGCGACAAAGAGTCGCGCCGTTTTTGTGTTTCATATGTTGATTGTATCGTTAGCCCGAATGGGTCTAGTTTTTTCATCTACACCAAGCATAAAGTCATGCGCTTGGCACTCGCATTTTAACGTTGGGCTATGTAATCTTCCACGACATCATGGAAATGAAGCAATGATACCTCAAACCGATTCAGCATCTGTGCCAGCTGCTTTGCTTCTGCAAAGTCCGGTACAACATCTTCGATCGTGTCTACCAGGCAATCATCCTGATAGGCCGCCACCCCGCTGCTGACGGTTCCCTCTTCTCCTTCTTCTTTTGTTGCTGGTTGGTTCACTGCAACATATTCCAACATTATAAAAAACCCCCTAACTTAATTTCTTGCAAGCCCTTTGATTTCTTTCTGATTTTACCATACAGCCAACCGCGAATTTTGTCGAAGTTTGTCGTAAAACCGCATTTTAATCAAAGTTTACTCGGATATAATTTTAAAAAAAGGCTACCTGTGTACCATTTTACACAAGTAGCCTTCTTTGTTGTGTCGAATTTAGTCTTCCAGTAAATATTTCTCAACCAGCCGTGCACCGTCTTCCACACAGCCGTCGCACGAGCGGAGTACTACACCGGTTTCTACCCCTTTCAGGTCCCGGCACAGCACGCTTTTGTTCATTTCGCGGAATGCCTCTCCCAAAACGCGGTCCAGCTTATAGGTCTGTGCTTTGGTCTTGCCGACCTGTGCCAAGCCACCGCTGTTTTTCAAGCCTGCCAGCATGCAGGCGCCTGTCAAAGCACCGCAGACTTCCATCTGACCCATTCCAAAGCCAAACGCTTCGCTGGCTTTGTAGGCCGTCTCCTCGTCTATACCAAACAGGTCACAGTAAGCACAAACGATCGACTGCGCGCAGTTGTATCCCTTATGATGCAGCTCTACTGCTTTCTCAACTCGACTTTCCATGAAGTATCCTTCCTTTCCAACCATTGCTCTTAATATTCATGTGTGGAGAAAAACTCCAAGATGGCGTCGTGCATGGCCTGGGCTTCTGCACGAAGACCTGCATCCGACAAAACGCAGGCTACATCGCCGCTGTTGTCAATAAATGCATATTCGCTGATGACGGCCAGCATGTCAACGTTCGCTGCATAGCGCAGGATGGCATAATAGTCACCATTCTGTCCATGGCGGAACACCGTCGGACGATGCCGGGTGCGTCCGTTGGCATAATAATATTTCTCCAGCGTCGCGCCCAATTCCTTACCAGCGCCGCCGTTTTCATATTGGATCTGTGCCAGAATCTCGAATCCAGCTGCATTGCCGTTATACGCATTGTGATGCACGCTGAAGCAGAAATCGGCAACATCGGCATTTTCTTCGATGATTTCTTTGCGGGTCGCAAAGGATACATACTTATCTTCCTCGGCGGTCATAATGACGTTTACGCCACTTGCTTCCAGCATATCGCGCAGATAGAGCGCCACAGGCAGGTTAAAGTCCTTCTCCTGCATAGTGGAGCCGGCCTTGACTGTTTCGCCCTTGTAGTTTACATACGTGCTCGGAGCAATACCACTCGAGCCGCCATCCGAGCCGCCATGTCCCACGTCGATCAGCACCGTAAGCTGACCATCAATGTGAGAGGTTTCCGGCTCCGGCTCAGGGGCCGGATTGGGCACGGGCTCCGGGTCCGGCGTGGGTTCCGGATCTGGGGTAGGCTCTGGAGTCGGTTCGGGTTCGGGTTCGGGCTCCGGCTCGGGTTCTACGTAGCCCGGAGTTTTCATGATGCCCTGCTTGCTGTCATTGCGATAATCGACTTCAAACCCAAAGGTTTCGCCAATGTCACGCAGCTTATAATACGTAAAGCCCTTGACGGTGTAAGCATCCATGGTGACTTCTTCGCCATCGACCAGAATGGGCAGATTGGCCGCTGTGGCAATCTGATTGCCGCTGCCGACCGGCTGCAATTCGGTGCCATCCCCCACATAGGTTTCCCCACGGGTGGCAATGATCGAATCGGTTGCCGCATCGTACTCGACATTGAACTTGCATTCCTTATCGCGCATCAAATAGGCGATGTCACGGATTTTAAAATATGTATAGGCCGAATCCCCTGTACTGATCAAATAGCCGGACGGATAAACCTGTTCACCATCGAGAAAAATCTCCATTTTGCTGACATATGCCGTTTTGCCAGCGGCATAGACATCGGTTTCAGCCGCCAACGCCGGTGCGACTGCTGCAAACAGCATCAGCAAAGCCAACATCCCACAAAGTAATTTTTTGCGCATTTCAATTCCTTTCTCCCGTATTTTTTACAATCGTTTTCAGTATACCACGCGCTTCCTGGCTGTGCAAGCCGCTTAATAAGCATGGTCCTGGAAGAATGCCATGATGGCCCGATACAGTGCCGCAGCTTCGGCCTTACGGCCTTCAGTGGTGGATACAAAGGCAATGTCATCGGTATCGAGGAAGCAAAATTCGGTCAGCACTCCAGGCACATCGTTTTCCGATGCTCCGCGCAGCACACGCATACCCGAACCATCTTTGTCGCCGCGGTTGCGCAGGCCGAGTTCCTCAAACTCCTCCAAAATCAGTTCCGCCATTTCTTTGCTGTATCCAGACGGGTCCTGGGCATCGGAAGGTACTAAGACCTCTGCACCCGTGCCGCCGCCCGAGTTGTGATGGATACACAGGAAGAAATCGAGCGATTCCCGGTATTGCTTAATCATGTCCGCCCGGTCATCCAGAGATGGATAGGTATCAGTATCCGTACGTGTCATATACACGGTCACGCCCTGAGCTTGCAGCATATCCCGCAGGTAGAGCGCTACTTCCAGGTTGAGATGGTTTTCATCATACTGACCGTCCGGGCTGGAAGCGCCGGGGTCGGCGCCGCCGTGACCCGGATCGAGCAGGATGGTGAGTTTGCCATCCAGATGCGCGTCGGTATCAAAATCCGGCTCCGGCTCGGCCGGTTCGGTGGTAATGGTGATTTGCCGGCTGCTGTCGACAAAGCCTACACTGAATCCCAGCGCGCTTCCCAAATCACGCAGCTTATAATAGGTATAGCCGCCGATGTTGTAGGCGTCCAACGATTTTTTAGTGCCATCCACCAAAACCGTCATGGTCGACGGGGTAGCACGCTTGCTTCCGGTTGCGGTACTCTCCATTTCGCTGCCATCCGGACTGTATGCCGACTGGGTTTTGATCGAAATGCTGCGGCTGGAGGCATTGTAACCCACGCTGAACTTGCAGGATTTATTCTGCATCAGATACGCGATGTCACGCAGTTTAAAATAGGTATAGCCTTCGATCACATAACCTTCCGGACGGACAGACTGTCCGTCCAGCAGAATATCCATCGTATTGGCCAGCGCTGTCTTATCGGCTGCCAACGCAGTCACACCCCCAATGAGCAACATCCATAGGGCTACGGCCAGCGCCGTCATTCTTTTTAACATGAGGGACTTCCTTTCTACAAGGGCCCGGCCACCGGGCCGGATGAAAAATAAAAAACCGAATAGTTACAATATAGCATCAATTTCTTTCGGGTACAAGTTTTGCACTTTATGTGTAACATATTTGTAAAATGCGTCGGATTTTTCACAAAAAAAGTGGCGAAATCGCCACTTTTCTTCAGGTATTTTTCAGTTATAGCATAGCCGCGCCAATCAGTCCGGCGTCGTTTCCAAGCACAGCCTGGACAATCTGCGTATTTTTTCCAATGCCGTGGAAACTGTCCCGCTCGACGATCTCACGCAGAGGCTGCAACAGCTTTTCCCCATAGCCGGCCACGCCGCCGCCGATAATCATCTTTTCCGGCTGCAGGATGTTGACCAGGCTGGTCAGACCGCTGGCCAGATATTTGCAATACTCATCAAACACTTCGGCAGCCAGTGCGTCGCCTTCATCCCGGGCATCGCAGACCATCTTCGCAGTCAGTTTGCCGTCGTTGGCCTGCATCTTTTCCCGCAACAGGCTTTCTCCGCCCTTTTCTAGAGCCATGGTCGCCAAACGAATCATCCCGGTTGCCGACGCATAGGCTTCCAAGCAGCCCTTGCGGCCGCAGTTGCACGGCAAGCCGTCCACCGCAACGACCATGTGGCCAATTTCGCCTGCAACATCGTTGCAGCCGCTGTATACCTTGCCATCGATGACAATACCGCCGCCGACACCGGTGCCCAGGGTGACCATGACAGCATTCTGACAGCCGGTCCCCGCGCCTGCAATGACTTCACCCAAAGCGGCACAATTGGCGTCATTGTCCAGCTTGACCGGGCACGCAAACTCAGGCGCGAATACCTGTGCAAAGCAAACGTTGTTCATGCCCAGATTGGTGCCAAACACCAACGTCGCGGTTTCCTTTTCAAAGGTACCCGGTACGCCGATGCCGATTTGGGTCACGGCATCAGGTGCGATCCCCTGCTCTTGACACAAGGCCAGCGCCAGGGTCTTCATATCTTCCTTCATTTGCTCCGGCTGCCCGGTGCGGGTGGGCAGGCCCTTTTTGCACAGCATCTTGCCATCTTCCTGGCACAGGCTGACCACAGTATTGGTGCCGCCCAAATCAATTCCAATGCGCATCTTTACACTTCTCCCTCTTGAAAGCTATTGATATCCAAACCACGGATTTTTTGAAAATACGCTGCCAGACGATCCCAATCGGTATTGAGAATCAGTTCTTCCGGAAAATCGATTTCCTCCAGCATCTGCATGGCATCCTGCACTTTGCCGACCATATACGAAATATGCGCATCGCTGGTCACCACGATGGGCACCCGGTACTTCATGCACAACTTGGCAATGCTGGTGCAGTTTTTGCGGCTTCCGCGGCGGATGGCCAAGGAATTATTATTGATCTCCACGATTTTCCCAAATTCATTGCACTGGGAAATGATGCGTTCCTGATCAAAGGCAAATTCTTCCGAGCCCAGATGGCCCAGCGTCGTGACGTATGGATTGCGCAGAATATTTTCCAGCGCCAAGGTGTGTACTTCAGGGCCAGCCGGCAGGAAGGCCTGCACATGGAACGAGGCGATCACATAATCCAAGTTTTTCAGATACCGCAATTCGATCGGGTCGATGCCGCCGTCCGGCGGAAGAATGTTGAGTTCCACACCGCGCAGGACTACCACATCGTCAATCTTTCGCGGCACAATGTTCAGATTGGCAAAATGCCACTGATGGGCGCCATCCTCCATCGCCGGACCGTGATTGGTGATTGCAATCGCACGGTGTCCGGCCCGTTTGGCCCCTTGGACCATTTCGGTCAGCGTACTGTGTGCATGATGCGACACATTGGTATGTGTGTGCAAATCTGCAATGATTTTCATATTCGTTCCTTTCCATCCATAAACATGGGCTGCGACACAACCGCCACAGCCCATACCATTTTGCTTTTAGCCGCCAAACGAGCGGAGCATACGTTCTTGCAGTTCCTTTGCTGCATTGTAACCCATCTTTTTGTAGCGGTTGTTCATCGCTGCAACTTCGATGATGACGGCCAGATTTCGGCCCGGCTTGACCGGGATGGTCAAAGACGGCACACGGATGTCCAAAATGCTGGTCGTCTGGCCTTCCAGGCCCAGGCGGTCATACTGCTTGCCTTCTTCCCAGTTTTCCAGGTTGATGACCATTTCGATCTTTTCGGTCAGCTTAACCGAGCCCACACCAAAGATGCGGCGCACATCAACGATACCGATGCCACGCAGCTCGATGAAATACCGAATGACATCCGGCGACGTACCAACCAGAGTCTTGTCCGACACGCGCTTGATCTCGACCGCATCGTCCGCGATCAGACGGTGGCCGCGCTTGACCAGCTCGATTGCCGTCTCCGACTTACCGACGCCCGAATCGCCCAGCAGCAGAACACCTTCACCGTAGATCTCAATGAGTACACCATGGAGCGTAATGCGCGGCGCGAGCGACACTTTCAGGGATGCCACGATGGCATTGATGATGGTCGACGTAAATTCATTGGTGCGCAGCAGCGGGACGCCATATTTCTTTGCCGCTTCCAAACACTCGGGGAAAATATCGATGTTGCGCGAGATAATCATGGCCGGGATACCGGCAGAAAACAGACGCTCAAAAATCTCGGTGCGCTTTTCCGGTTCAAAGCTTTCAACATAGGTGGTTTCCACCTTGCCCATGACCTGCAAACGGTTGGGGTCAAAAAAGTCAAAAAAGCCGGCAAGCTGCAAACCCGGGCGGCTCACGTCATCCTTGGTGATTTCTATTTTATCAAATCCGTCCGGCCCGTAGATCACTTCAAAATTAAATTCCTGGATCAGATCACCCAGGCAAACGCCAAACTCTTTTAGCTGCATTCTTAAAGCCCTCCCAGTATTTTGGAGAATCGTTATGGTTATTATAACGGATTTTTCTGTTTTTTTCAACGCTTCCCGCAGAAGCCGGGACATATTTTTTTCCTCTTTCAAATTATTTTGTCAAATAGGCTTGCATTCCGGATGACTTTGTGGTAATATAATATGCGTTACTCAATGCCTTGTAGATAAGGAGGTGCAGGAAAATGGCAAAGTGCGATATTTGCGGCAAGGGCGTTACCTTCGGTATTAAGGTTTCCCACTCCCACAGACGTTCCAACCGGACTTGGAAGCCGAATGTCCGTCGTGTAAAGGCTATTGTAGACGGTACTCCCCGCCATGTCAACGTATGTACTCGGTGCCTCCGCTCCGGCAAGGTTACCCGCGCTATCTAAGCGCCCGTACATTGACCAAAATGAACCGCTCTGTTTTCAGAGCGGTTTTTTTCATGCGCAAAAACCAACGGCCGTCCGCTTATGCGGACGGCCTTCTTTTGTTATGTCTGATAGGGATACGCATACGCAAATTTAAAGCCGTAGGTATTGACCGTAAAAAACGGCAGAAACACCCGCAAGAGTCCCTTCAGTTCCAGCATATGCGGCTGCTCCAAAAGAAACAGATATTTCTTTCCGTCCACGTAGGCCACCGGTTCCAGACCTTCGTGCACGATGTCCAGCGTACGGTGCTCCCGCCTGCAATACTCCATCAATTCATTGGTGAAATCTTCGCGCTTTAAAATAGGGTCCTGGGGCTCAAACCAAAACTCCGGGGTCGGCCAGATGTTTTTGGCTCTCGTCAGATAGTCATACGCAATGTTGATAAAGCGCTGTCCCAGGCTTTCCTGGCGGTCCATCTCTTGCAGGTATCCATCGACCGCCAGTCCTTCCAAACGCACAGGAGCCGATTGCAGCTCCCGGCAGATGCGGTCGATCTGTTTGAGATTCATCTGCTCTTGGCGCAACTCTTCCCGCCGCAAATCAATGCAATCGCGCAGGGTGATCTCCCCTTCCAGCGTCTGCTTGATGCAGGCCAGGGAGATCCCCAGACGGCGTAAAAATTTAATCTGTTTCAGGCGTTCCAAATCGTCAGGGCCATAGTCCCGATATGCACCACACCGCTTGGGATGGAGCAGACCTTCCTGCTCATAAAAGCGAATGTTCTTTTCGGTTATCCCGATCTGTTCTGCCACTTGTTTGATTCGCATCGTGATCACCTCTCTTCGTCTGTCATCATACACCTTCCACCAAGGGGAAAGTCAAGAGAATTTGAAAAATTTCTTCCGAAAAAAATAAAAAAACAGGACGAGCCTGGGCTCGTCCTGTTTTGCATTCCAGTGTTATTCCTGCACCATTTCAGCTGCCGAAGTCTGGTTCTCCAGATAGCGCTGATAGGTGGATGTGTCGCTCTTGCCAAAGCCAAGGGGCGAGAAGATGATATACGCCAATACCATGATGAGCAGCGTAACCGTTGCCCAGAACTTGCCGTGCTTCCACGGAGTCAGGTCAACCGCACCAGCATCCTTCAGAACGAAATCGGTCGGACGCGGGTTCTTCTTGACGATGACCCACATGAGCAGCATGTCAAAGATGAACAGTACAGCGGTGAAGTACAGATAGTGTACATCCTTCAGCCACGGAATCACATTACGCAGACCAAACTGGAGCGTAAAGTACAGCACAACGTGTACCGGGATAACGATCTTGGCCGCAATGGACGGAACCTTCTTCCAGAAGAAGCCGCACAGCAGGCAAACGAAGATCGGGGTATTGAACGCTGCAAACGCCGAGTTTACGAAGCTGGTGATACCGCCCATGTACAGCATGAACGGGCTCATGATGGTCGAAATAACTGCAACAACCGTACCGAAATTCTGACCGATCTTAACCATACGGGCATCGGATGCCGTGGGGTTAAACAGCGGACGGTGAATATCGAGTGCATAGATGGTCGATGCCGAGTTCAGAACCGAGTTGAACGAGGACAAGATCGCGCCAAACATAACGGCTGCGAAGAAGCCCAGTACCGGCTTAGGCATAACCTCTGCAACCAGCATCGGGTATGCGGAGTCGCCGCTGCCCCAGTCCTGGCCCGGGTAAGCCAGTGCGCAGATAACGCCCGGCACAACGATGATCAGCGGAGTCATGATCTTCAGGAAACCTGCGAATACCGCGCCCTTCTGTGCTTCCTTCAGGTTCTTTGCACCAAAGGCACGCTGGATGATCGACTGGTTGGTTGCCCAATAGTACATGTTGTTGACCAGCAGGCCGGTCAGCAGCAGCGGCCACGGCAGCCACGGCTCGGGCGAGTTGGCCTCGTTGATCGAGTTGAGGTAAGCCGGGTCGGTATGTAAGAACTTATCAAAGCCATCCAGGAAGCTGCCATCGCCGCCGAGCTGGCCGGACAGGAACATCAGGCCAAAGACCGGCACCAGCAGACCGCCGACAATCAGACCCAGACCATTGATGGAGTCCGACAGCGCGATTGCCTTCAGGCCGCCAAAGATCGCATAGATGGAACCTACGATTGCGGTTGCCACACAAACCAGCGCAATCGCAGCAAAATAAGAAATGTTCAAAAGCTTGTCAATGCCGAAAATGTTGACGAATACCTGTGCACCTGCGTACAGGATGTTCGGCAGCATGATGACAACATAGCTGAGCAGAACGATGATGGATACCAAACGACGGGTGCCTTCATCGTAACGCTCCCGGAAAAATTCCGGTACGGTCGTCAGACCGGTTTTCAAATACTTCGGCATCAGCACGAACGCCAGAATAACCAGCGCGATTGCTGAGGTTACTTCCCAGCCCATCGTACTCATACCAACACGAACGGCCTGGCCGTTGTTACCGACCAGCTGTTCTGCCGACAGGTTGGTCATCAGCAGCGAACCTGCAATGACCGGACCAGTCAGACCACGGCCAGCCAGATAGTAGCCGTCTTGCGTGTCCAAGTTATCACCGCGCGTTTTCCACCAAGAGATAATTGCAACAAGCGCCGTGAAGCCCACAAATGTGATCGCAGTAAAAGCAATAGAATTGAAAAACTGCATCATATTCTCCCTTTCTCTTTACGAACTTTCCCAGGCCTTGCCCCCCCTTTGGACAATACCTGTGCATGCATAGACAATTCTTTTATCTTGCGGTTCTGTGCTTTTTCACATCTCCCTTCTTCCTGAAAGCAAAAATTTTCGATTCGAATTTTGAATTGTCCAATCTTTGCATATAAATGATAACATCTTGGTCTTTTACTTTCAAATATATTTTCTATCATTTAGTATTTTTGTTTATTTGCACACATGTTGGGTTTCTTCTGTACGGACATTTCACATTTTTGTGATAAGATTCGCAAACTGACCGCGTTTTTTCACCGTATCTAAAGATGACTCCCCTTTTAATTACGAAGTATAGTTTTGTTTCCTTGCGGTTTTTACTGCATTTTCCATATTGTTTATAACAAAAACCCCCAGATAAAATCTGGGGGTTCTTTACCTTAAATTCGTGTCATAAACTGCATGGCGCTCTTGGCCATCAGTCGTTTGGTGCCCTTGGTATCGAAGGCGATTTCCAGCAATTCGTCGCCACCCATAGGCTTGACCGATAGCACCATACCCTCGCCAAAGGCCTTGTGCCGTACCCGATCGCCCGGTTTGAACGACGGCGCCGCACCCGCTGCCTGGGCTGCTTTTCGCTCAGCTGCCGCAGCCGTGCGATACGCCTGACTGACCGAAAAGGCTGCCCGCTTTTGATAGGTCCGCTCCTGTTCTTCCATCGCGTTGCGCTGGGCCTGCGCCCGCTCGGAAATATTGGAGTCAATCAAATCCTTCGGGATTTCTTCGAGAAAACGGGACGGTTTGGAATACTGAGTCCGGCCATAGAGCATGCGCCGCTCGGCACAGGTCAGATACAGCTGCTCCTTGGCGCGCGTCACGGCAACATAGCACAAGCGCCGTTCTTCCTCCAAAGTTTCATCATCTGCTTCGGCCCGCATCGACGGGAACAGACCATCCTCCATACCGCACAAAAATACATTGGGGAATTCCAAGCCCTTGGCCGAGTGCATGGTCATCAGCAGCACGGCGTCCTCGTTTTCGTCGGTGTGGTCGGCGTCGGTATACAGCGCCATCTCCTCCAGGAAACCAGCGAGCGACGGCTCTTCGGCCTTTTCCTGATATTCGACCAGGTTGGACTTGAGTTCCATAATATTTTCGGCCCGGCCGCGCGACTCCATATCGCCCTTGGCTTCCAGAGCGGCCAAATAGCCAGTCTGCTCGAGGAGTTCATCATACAATTCCGGCAAAGTCAAAAATTCTTGCTGCTGCCGGAGATTGT of the Intestinibacillus sp. Marseille-P6563 genome contains:
- a CDS encoding C-GCAxxG-C-C family protein, which gives rise to MESRVEKAVELHHKGYNCAQSIVCAYCDLFGIDEETAYKASEAFGFGMGQMEVCGALTGACMLAGLKNSGGLAQVGKTKAQTYKLDRVLGEAFREMNKSVLCRDLKGVETGVVLRSCDGCVEDGARLVEKYLLED
- the rpmB gene encoding 50S ribosomal protein L28, encoding MAKCDICGKGVTFGIKVSHSHRRSNRTWKPNVRRVKAIVDGTPRHVNVCTRCLRSGKVTRAI
- a CDS encoding DUF6514 family protein — translated: MLEYVAVNQPATKEEGEEGTVSSGVAAYQDDCLVDTIEDVVPDFAEAKQLAQMLNRFEVSLLHFHDVVEDYIAQR
- a CDS encoding N-acetylmuramoyl-L-alanine amidase → MLKRMTALAVALWMLLIGGVTALAADKTALANTMDILLDGQSVRPEGYVIEGYTYFKLRDIAYLMQNKSCKFSVGYNASSRSISIKTQSAYSPDGSEMESTATGSKRATPSTMTVLVDGTKKSLDAYNIGGYTYYKLRDLGSALGFSVGFVDSSRQITITTEPAEPEPDFDTDAHLDGKLTILLDPGHGGADPGASSPDGQYDENHLNLEVALYLRDMLQAQGVTVYMTRTDTDTYPSLDDRADMIKQYRESLDFFLCIHHNSGGGTGAEVLVPSDAQDPSGYSKEMAELILEEFEELGLRNRGDKDGSGMRVLRGASENDVPGVLTEFCFLDTDDIAFVSTTEGRKAEAAALYRAIMAFFQDHAY
- a CDS encoding glucosamine-6-phosphate deaminase codes for the protein MKVIVTKNYEESCQVTANMILDQVRANPASKLGLATGGTAEPVYPIMVDACKKGEVDFSQITTVNLDEYMGMDPTNDQSYRYYMNQRFFIPAGIDLARTFVASGKNDPEKEIALFNEKLYGDGHFVDIQLLGIGVSGHIGFNEPGTMISGVHVQKLEESTIKANARFFENEADVPTEAMTMGLGDILKAGKIVLIATGANKAPALRKVLLDDEVTADVPATVLKMHRDVTIVIDEALAAEIGWKN
- a CDS encoding phosphatase is translated as MKIIADLHTHTNVSHHAHSTLTEMVQGAKRAGHRAIAITNHGPAMEDGAHQWHFANLNIVPRKIDDVVVLRGVELNILPPDGGIDPIELRYLKNLDYVIASFHVQAFLPAGPEVHTLALENILRNPYVTTLGHLGSEEFAFDQERIISQCNEFGKIVEINNNSLAIRRGSRKNCTSIAKLCMKYRVPIVVTSDAHISYMVGKVQDAMQMLEEIDFPEELILNTDWDRLAAYFQKIRGLDINSFQEGEV
- the hprK gene encoding HPr(Ser) kinase/phosphatase is translated as MQLKEFGVCLGDLIQEFNFEVIYGPDGFDKIEITKDDVSRPGLQLAGFFDFFDPNRLQVMGKVETTYVESFEPEKRTEIFERLFSAGIPAMIISRNIDIFPECLEAAKKYGVPLLRTNEFTSTIINAIVASLKVSLAPRITLHGVLIEIYGEGVLLLGDSGVGKSETAIELVKRGHRLIADDAVEIKRVSDKTLVGTSPDVIRYFIELRGIGIVDVRRIFGVGSVKLTEKIEMVINLENWEEGKQYDRLGLEGQTTSILDIRVPSLTIPVKPGRNLAVIIEVAAMNNRYKKMGYNAAKELQERMLRSFGG
- a CDS encoding solute:sodium symporter family transporter; amino-acid sequence: MMQFFNSIAFTAITFVGFTALVAIISWWKTRGDNLDTQDGYYLAGRGLTGPVIAGSLLMTNLSAEQLVGNNGQAVRVGMSTMGWEVTSAIALVILAFVLMPKYLKTGLTTVPEFFRERYDEGTRRLVSIIVLLSYVVIMLPNILYAGAQVFVNIFGIDKLLNISYFAAIALVCVATAIVGSIYAIFGGLKAIALSDSINGLGLIVGGLLVPVFGLMFLSGQLGGDGSFLDGFDKFLHTDPAYLNSINEANSPEPWLPWPLLLTGLLVNNMYYWATNQSIIQRAFGAKNLKEAQKGAVFAGFLKIMTPLIIVVPGVICALAYPGQDWGSGDSAYPMLVAEVMPKPVLGFFAAVMFGAILSSFNSVLNSASTIYALDIHRPLFNPTASDARMVKIGQNFGTVVAVISTIMSPFMLYMGGITSFVNSAFAAFNTPIFVCLLCGFFWKKVPSIAAKIVIPVHVVLYFTLQFGLRNVIPWLKDVHYLYFTAVLFIFDMLLMWVIVKKNPRPTDFVLKDAGAVDLTPWKHGKFWATVTLLIMVLAYIIFSPLGFGKSDTSTYQRYLENQTSAAEMVQE
- a CDS encoding ROK family protein produces the protein MRIGIDLGGTNTVVSLCQEDGKMLCKKGLPTRTGQPEQMKEDMKTLALALCQEQGIAPDAVTQIGIGVPGTFEKETATLVFGTNLGMNNVCFAQVFAPEFACPVKLDNDANCAALGEVIAGAGTGCQNAVMVTLGTGVGGGIVIDGKVYSGCNDVAGEIGHMVVAVDGLPCNCGRKGCLEAYASATGMIRLATMALEKGGESLLREKMQANDGKLTAKMVCDARDEGDALAAEVFDEYCKYLASGLTSLVNILQPEKMIIGGGVAGYGEKLLQPLREIVERDSFHGIGKNTQIVQAVLGNDAGLIGAAML
- a CDS encoding MerR family transcriptional regulator, with translation MRIKQVAEQIGITEKNIRFYEQEGLLHPKRCGAYRDYGPDDLERLKQIKFLRRLGISLACIKQTLEGEITLRDCIDLRREELRQEQMNLKQIDRICRELQSAPVRLEGLAVDGYLQEMDRQESLGQRFINIAYDYLTRAKNIWPTPEFWFEPQDPILKREDFTNELMEYCRREHRTLDIVHEGLEPVAYVDGKKYLFLLEQPHMLELKGLLRVFLPFFTVNTYGFKFAYAYPYQT
- a CDS encoding N-acetylmuramoyl-L-alanine amidase translates to MRKKLLCGMLALLMLFAAVAPALAAETDVYAAGKTAYVSKMEIFLDGEQVYPSGYLISTGDSAYTYFKIRDIAYLMRDKECKFNVEYDAATDSIIATRGETYVGDGTELQPVGSGNQIATAANLPILVDGEEVTMDAYTVKGFTYYKLRDIGETFGFEVDYRNDSKQGIMKTPGYVEPEPEPEPEPEPTPEPTPDPEPTPDPEPVPNPAPEPEPETSHIDGQLTVLIDVGHGGSDGGSSGIAPSTYVNYKGETVKAGSTMQEKDFNLPVALYLRDMLEASGVNVIMTAEEDKYVSFATRKEIIEENADVADFCFSVHHNAYNGNAAGFEILAQIQYENGGAGKELGATLEKYYYANGRTRHRPTVFRHGQNGDYYAILRYAANVDMLAVISEYAFIDNSGDVACVLSDAGLRAEAQAMHDAILEFFSTHEY